The nucleotide window CGCTTTGGGCTTCCATGAGGCGGGTGGTTTCTTCCACCATCCTGGCGCGGGCCTCGGCATCGGCGGCGGCCTGCACGGCGTCCACGCGGGCCTTTTCCGCATCTTCGCGGACTTTGCCCAGCTTGGTGTCAGGCAGCAGCACCACGGTGGCGCGGTGCCCGTTGTTGAGGAACCAGTCCTTGATGGCCTGTTCAAATACGGGTTCGGCAGCCTCAATGCGGGCTTTGAGGGCGTTGAGCGGGGCTTCCCACGCCAGAGGGGCCAGCGGATCGCCATCATACAGCCATGTGGTCAGCGATTGCACCATGGCCGAAAGCCCACGGGGGAAGCGCCCCGAATTGTTTTCACGGTAGGCAAATTCCACGCTGTTGACGGCGGCTTCCACTGCCGAGCGGGGGATGCCTTCTTCCGCCAGTTGGGCCAGGGTGTCAAAAATAAGCAGTTCGGCCTGCTGCACATCGCGCGGGGCCACGCCCTTGAGACCGGTGGAGTAGTACATCTGGCGCAGGTCAGTCTCCAGCCCGCAGCCGGTGGTGTCTTCACCAAGGCCGGAGGCGATGAGCGCCTTGCGCAGGGGGGAGCCGGGCAGGCCTTCAAGGATATGCTCGAGCATTTCCATCAGCAGGGCCTGATGCACGTCCCCACGCTCGCCCAAAAGCCAGTTGACCGTGAACAGCGCGCGTTTTTCGCCCTTGGATGCGGCATAGGCCACTTCAATCTGGCGTGGGGTTTCCAGGCGCGGCTGCAAAGGCACATCTGAATTGACCGGTCGGGCCGTATAGCCCTCAAGCGCGGCTGCCGTCAGGCGCAGGCGTTCGTCTTCCGGGTCATCGCCCCAGAAGAAAAAGCGGGCGTTGCTGGGGTGGTAGTAGCGGCTGTGAAAATCGTAAAAGGCCTCGTAGGTGAGGTCGGGGATGTTTTCCGGATTGCCGCCGGAATCAAGGCTGTAGAGCGTATCCGGGAAGAGCGCCTGCTGGCTCTGCTCCGCGAGGACGGAATCGGGCGAGGAGTAGACGCCCTTCATCTCGTTGTAGACCACGCCCTTGTATGACCAAGGGCCATCGGGCGTTTCGGCCTCCACGTGCCAGCCTTCCTGCCGGAAGATATCCTCATCGATGCGCGGGTGGAACACTGCGTCTATGTAGACGTCAATGAGATTGTAAAAATCGCGCAGATTGCAGCTTGCGATGGGGTAGCAGGTCTTGTCGGGAAAGGTGAAGGCGTTGAGAAAGGTTTGCAGCGATCCCTTCATCAGTTCCACAAAGGGTTCCTTGACGGGATATTTGTCCGACCCGCAAAGAACGGAGTGCTCCAGAATGTGGGCAACGCCTGTGGAGTCGGCTGGCGGCGTGCGAAAGTTGACGCCAAAGCACTTGTTTTCGTCAGAGTTATTAATGGAAAGCAGTTGCGCCCCTGTGGCCTCGTGCCGCCACAAACGGGCGGTGCCGTCCACTTCGTGCAGATGCTGTTCTGTAAGAAGAGTGAATCCGTGCTTGTTCATGATGAATCCTGGAGTGTTGATGTGCAGCGCCGCTTGAGGCGCAGCGTGAACTCTAACTATAAGTGTAGATGCGCCGTTTGAAAAGGGGCGCAGTCAGCGGGCGCGTCATGCCCGGCTTGTGACCCGGCCCCCGGCGTGGTACTGAAATCAGCCCGTGCCCTTGCACGGGGCCGCAAATTTTTGATTGAGCGAGATGATATGAACATGAACTGCAAGTCCTGTACAGGCGGGTCTGCACTGGCAGAAAAGCTGGTGCTCTGGTACATTCCTCTGGCTTTTGCCGCCTTGTTCATATGGGGCAGCGTGTTGCAGATGCGCAGCTTTGCCATCAATGATGCGGATTTTGGCTACTTTATCACGCAGATCTGGCGGGTCTGGAACGGCTGGGACTGGCAGGCCCCTTTTTCCAACGTCTATGAGGGCAAGCCCTTTTACGCCCACCATTGCACCCCCCTGACGGCCCTGCTGGCCCCCCTTGTGGGGCCGTGGAAAAGCCCGTACCCCCTCAGCGTTCTGCAAGGCGTGGCGGTGGGGGCAATGGCCTTTATTCTGCCCCGGCTGGTGCGTGCCCTGCATGAAGAAGCAGAAGGCGATACGCCTTCCGGCAACTGGGTGTGGACGGCAGGTTTTGCGCTGCTCCTTTTCTTCTTTTTCCGCCCGGTGCTCACGCCGTGGTCGCGGCAGGTTCACTACACAACGCTCGTTACGCCCATGCTCATGCTGGCCGTGCTCATGCTGCACAAGCGCCGCTGGTGGGCGCTTGCCGGATGCTGCCTTGTGGTTTTTTTGGCGCAGGAACGCGCCGCGCCCAGTATTTTCTGCCTGGGTATGTATGCCTTTTTGCTGCTGGGGCAGCGGCGTGTCGGCGCGGTTTTATGCCTGTGTTCCGGCCTGTGGTTTGTCACGGTCACAAAGGTATGGCTGCCCTACATGCGCCAGCTTGCGGGCGCGGGAACGGGCTATGCCTTCAGCAATTTTGTAGATGTGGGCGGACAGTGGAATTTCAAGCTGCGCTACTATCTGCATCTGCTGGCGTACTCGTGGTTTTTGCCCCTGCTTGGGCGCAAGGCCTTGCTCTGCCTGTTGTGTACGTTGCCCTATCTCGCCATGGTGGCTGTTTCCGGCTACGGTCATATGTGGGCCATGGCCGGGCAGTATGAGGATTTGCCCGGCGTGTTCCTGATGCTCGCCATCTGCCACGCCTGCATGTGGGTGCAGGGCAAACTGCGCCCCGCGTTGTGGGAAAAGCTTCTGCCCGCCGCCGGTGTGGCGATGGCCGTTATAATGCTCTCTACGCAGACGGGTTGGTACAATCCGGCTGTGACAGTGGCGCGGCTGCTGCAACACCCCGATGCCCAGGCCCATGCGCGCCTGCGCGAAGCTCTGGGGCAGTTGCCTGATTTTCCCCCGAATGTGCGCGTGTGGGCGCAGTCCGGCCTTGGGCCGCACGTATTTTATCCCTATCAGCGTTATACCGCCGACATCGCACACATGGACGGGCCGTTGAACGACAGCGTGGTGATGATTTCACCCTATGCGGGCACGGCCTACCTTGTGGGCGGCGGGGGCGGGGTATCACGCGGGGAATTTGAGCGGGCGGCAGCGTTTTTTGACGCGCATCCCGATCTTGTCCGCGTAAAGAACAGTGATGTTCTGGTAATTTATGCAGGAAAGGGGCTGCGCGAAACCCAGCCTGAGCTTGTGCAGGGGCTGAGTCGGTAGGCAGATATGCTGTTTGCGCGGAAATTTCCGCATCAATGCTTGCTATTCGCAAGGTGATAGTGTATTGACTCCCTTTCCATCAAGCACACCCAAAGGCAGCGGCCCGGGGTGCCCGGTGGGACGGCGCGTGTGGCGTCGTCCATTTTTTGCGCCCAAGGACGGCTTGTCCCTCCTGGGTGTGGACATTGGGTTGCAGGGTCAGGGCATGGGTGGAAGAAGTTAACCCTTTGGAGGAATCCCAATGGCTTATGTCAGCATGAAGCAAATGCTGGAAACCGGCGTGCATTTCGGTCACCAGACCCGCCGCTGGAATCCCAAGATGCGTCCTTACATCTTTGGCGCCCGCAACGGCATCCATATCATCGACCTGCAGCAGACCGTCAAGCTGTTCCGCGTTGCCTACGACAAAGTGGTCGACACTGTTGCCAAGGGCGGCAAGGTGCTGTTCATCGGTACCAAGCGTCAGGCTCAGGAAGCAGTGGCCGCTGAAGCTGGCCGCGCCAGTCAGTTCCACGTGACCAACCGTTGGATGGGCGGCACGCTCACCAACTTTGTCACCATCCAGAAGAGCGTGGACCGTCTGAAGAAGCTGGAAGCCATGTTTGGCGACGGCACCATCAATCGCTACCAGAAGAAGGAAATCCTGCTTCTGGAACGCGAAATGAAAAAGCTCGAGGAAACCCTGGGCGGTATCAAGAACATGGACCGCATTCCCCAGCTTGCCTTTATCATCGACCCGCACCGTGAAGACATCGCCGTGAAGGAATGCCGCAAGCTCGGTATCCCGATCGTGGCCGTGACCGACACCAACTGCGATCCCGATGTCATTGACTACATCATTCCCGGCAACGACGACGCCATCCGCGCCATCAAGCTGTTTGTGGCTGCTTTCGCCGAAGCCTGCATGGAAGGTGAAGCCATGAACAAGGATCACAAGGGCGAAGCCGTCAACGCCGAAGAAGCCATGCAGAAGGCCGAAGCCGCCGCTCCCGCTCAGGAAGCCGCTCCCGCCGAATAGCAGGCCTTTCCATATTCCGTATCCTGGGGGCGGCGCAACCTGTAAGGGCTGCGCTGCCCCCGTCTGGATGAAAGATTGCGCGCCGCGCTTCGCGGAGGCCGCGCAACCGATCAGGCATTTACAAAACTCCGGCTTGGGGCCGGACAGCGTGTGGAGTATACTATGGCTATCACTGCACAATTGGTTAAAGAACTGCGCGACATGACCGCCGCAGGCATGATGGACTGCAAGAAAGCCCTGGTGGAAGTGGAAGGCGACCTGGAAAAGGCCGTTGACTGGCTGCGCCAGAAGGGTATGGCCAAGGCTGCCAAAAAGTCTGGCCGCGCCACCAGCGAAGGCCTCGTGACCGTGGCCGCCACTGCCGACAACATGCACATCGCCATGGGTTCGCTGCTTTGCGAAACCGACTTCGTGGCGCGCGGCGAACAATTCCAGGCCATGGCCACCCGCGTGACCCAGGTTATCCTTGAAAAGGCTCCTGCCGATGCCGCAGCCCTTGAAGCCATCCTGGGCGAAGAAGTGACCCAGCTCATCGCCTCCGTGGGCGAAAACATGCAGCTTGGCAAGTTTGCCCGCTTCAGCAAAAAGAGCGCCAACGATGTGGTGGGTCAGTATGTCCACGCCAACAGCAAGATTGGCGTTCTTGTGTACCTGACCTGCGGCAAGGCCGAAAGCGCCGCCAAGCCCGAAGTGCTGGAACTGGCCAAGAACCTCGCCATGCAGGTTGCCGCCGCCAGCCCCCTGGCCCTTGACGCCGCCAGCCTTGATCAGGCCGCTGTGGAGCGTGAACGCGAAGTTTACCGCCAGAAGGCCATCGAAGAAGGCAAGCCCGCCCAGATCGTGGACAAGATTGCCGACGGCGCGGTGAAGAAGTTCCAGAAGGAAGTGTGCCTCATGGAACAGCCCTACATCCGCGACGACAAGAAAACCATTTCCGACATCGTGCGCGAAACGGGCAAGACCATCGGCGACGAAATCACGGTTACCGGTTTCGAACGCATCCAGCTTGCTGCCGAATAGGCACAACACTGCGCCGGATTCCGGCACATAAGTGTACGCCTTCTGGCCAAGCACGGTTTTATGGGGGGCCTTTGGCCCCCCATTGCGTTTGACAAAGTCAACGCAACCAGAAATCATGAACTGACAGCGCCTTGCGGTGTTGTCGGGCGCGAATGGTTTCTCAAATCCCGCCAGGCGGGAATTGCTGTCTGCTGGGGCCTCTGGCCCCTTTTTTATTACGGAAACGCGGCATGGCCGCCGGAGAAAATATGTGGGATCTGGCATGGGTAACTGACCCCGCAGCCTGGGCTGGCCTGGGTACGCTGGTGCTGCTGGAAGTGGTGCTGGGCGTAGACAACCTGGTTTTTATTTCCATACTTGTGAACAAGCTGCCGCAGGAAAAGAAGCGTCAGGCCTTCATGACCGGCCTTGGGCTTGCCCTGCTCATGCGTATGGTGCTGCTGGCCTTCATGGCGCGGCTGGTTGCCCTTACTGACCCCCTGTTTACCCTGGGGGGGCACGGCTATTCTGCGCGCGATCTTATCCTTATGGCGGGTGGCGTGTTTTTGC belongs to Desulfovibrio desulfuricans DSM 642 and includes:
- a CDS encoding insulinase family protein; amino-acid sequence: MNKHGFTLLTEQHLHEVDGTARLWRHEATGAQLLSINNSDENKCFGVNFRTPPADSTGVAHILEHSVLCGSDKYPVKEPFVELMKGSLQTFLNAFTFPDKTCYPIASCNLRDFYNLIDVYIDAVFHPRIDEDIFRQEGWHVEAETPDGPWSYKGVVYNEMKGVYSSPDSVLAEQSQQALFPDTLYSLDSGGNPENIPDLTYEAFYDFHSRYYHPSNARFFFWGDDPEDERLRLTAAALEGYTARPVNSDVPLQPRLETPRQIEVAYAASKGEKRALFTVNWLLGERGDVHQALLMEMLEHILEGLPGSPLRKALIASGLGEDTTGCGLETDLRQMYYSTGLKGVAPRDVQQAELLIFDTLAQLAEEGIPRSAVEAAVNSVEFAYRENNSGRFPRGLSAMVQSLTTWLYDGDPLAPLAWEAPLNALKARIEAAEPVFEQAIKDWFLNNGHRATVVLLPDTKLGKVREDAEKARVDAVQAAADAEARARMVEETTRLMEAQSAPDSPEALATIPALGIEDLPRENALLPRAVAELPETFLTHELPTQGIAYATLLLPLANVPDRLVPLLPLFARSLTETGTAKRDFTELGALMAAKTGGLGAETLVGLMRGSRKTFGYLGVSGKAVYDKLPDLFALTREILLDPLTDANVLRERLGQMLLEGKARLEHGLQSAGHAAVSARLRARFNGASAVAERTSGLSYLESVRGLLERMDTDPQSVLNDLEELRSRIIARPGAVMDCTAEAQGLALVETEARQLLRALSPARAGAATDFGSAPLELPKGEAFIAPAQINYVGKAANIYDQGYVYHGSASVILRSLRMGYLWERVRVRGGAYGAFCNLDRLGGTLVCASYRDPNVDDTLAAFDGMAEYLRTFSPDKAQLTQAIVGAVGDLDSYLLPDAKGAQSLSRWLTDDTDAARALMREEILSTTERHFREFAEVLAEAARSGSTCVLGGPKTEAAAKEHGWSSTKLV
- a CDS encoding DUF2079 domain-containing protein, which translates into the protein MNMNCKSCTGGSALAEKLVLWYIPLAFAALFIWGSVLQMRSFAINDADFGYFITQIWRVWNGWDWQAPFSNVYEGKPFYAHHCTPLTALLAPLVGPWKSPYPLSVLQGVAVGAMAFILPRLVRALHEEAEGDTPSGNWVWTAGFALLLFFFFRPVLTPWSRQVHYTTLVTPMLMLAVLMLHKRRWWALAGCCLVVFLAQERAAPSIFCLGMYAFLLLGQRRVGAVLCLCSGLWFVTVTKVWLPYMRQLAGAGTGYAFSNFVDVGGQWNFKLRYYLHLLAYSWFLPLLGRKALLCLLCTLPYLAMVAVSGYGHMWAMAGQYEDLPGVFLMLAICHACMWVQGKLRPALWEKLLPAAGVAMAVIMLSTQTGWYNPAVTVARLLQHPDAQAHARLREALGQLPDFPPNVRVWAQSGLGPHVFYPYQRYTADIAHMDGPLNDSVVMISPYAGTAYLVGGGGGVSRGEFERAAAFFDAHPDLVRVKNSDVLVIYAGKGLRETQPELVQGLSR
- the rpsB gene encoding 30S ribosomal protein S2, with product MAYVSMKQMLETGVHFGHQTRRWNPKMRPYIFGARNGIHIIDLQQTVKLFRVAYDKVVDTVAKGGKVLFIGTKRQAQEAVAAEAGRASQFHVTNRWMGGTLTNFVTIQKSVDRLKKLEAMFGDGTINRYQKKEILLLEREMKKLEETLGGIKNMDRIPQLAFIIDPHREDIAVKECRKLGIPIVAVTDTNCDPDVIDYIIPGNDDAIRAIKLFVAAFAEACMEGEAMNKDHKGEAVNAEEAMQKAEAAAPAQEAAPAE
- the tsf gene encoding translation elongation factor Ts → MAITAQLVKELRDMTAAGMMDCKKALVEVEGDLEKAVDWLRQKGMAKAAKKSGRATSEGLVTVAATADNMHIAMGSLLCETDFVARGEQFQAMATRVTQVILEKAPADAAALEAILGEEVTQLIASVGENMQLGKFARFSKKSANDVVGQYVHANSKIGVLVYLTCGKAESAAKPEVLELAKNLAMQVAAASPLALDAASLDQAAVEREREVYRQKAIEEGKPAQIVDKIADGAVKKFQKEVCLMEQPYIRDDKKTISDIVRETGKTIGDEITVTGFERIQLAAE